One segment of Clostridium botulinum DNA contains the following:
- the ftsY gene encoding signal recognition particle-docking protein FtsY: MFGNLFNKLKDGLTKTRDGLTDKINEALKIAITIDEDLYEELEEILITSDIGMDTTMDIIERLRKKIRKEKINDPQDVKPALKEVIKEILLEGNYEDNDDEKKVMLVIGVNGVGKTTSIGKLAAKNKRAGKKVLLIAADTFRAAAIDQLEVWSRRAEVDLIKHQEGSDPAAVVFDAIEASKARNTDLLICDTAGRLHNKKNLMNELEKINRIIDRELDGVKKETLLVLDATTGQNAVIQAKQFMEVCPIDGIILTKLDGTAKGGVVISIKQSLNIPVRYIGVGECIDDLQEFDAESFAEAII, encoded by the coding sequence TTGTTTGGAAATTTATTTAATAAACTAAAAGATGGATTAACCAAGACAAGAGATGGGTTAACTGATAAAATAAATGAAGCTTTAAAAATAGCTATAACAATAGATGAAGATTTATATGAGGAATTAGAGGAAATATTAATAACATCTGATATAGGCATGGATACTACCATGGATATTATTGAAAGATTAAGAAAAAAAATTCGTAAAGAAAAAATTAATGATCCTCAAGATGTTAAACCAGCATTAAAAGAAGTGATAAAGGAAATATTACTAGAAGGTAATTATGAAGATAATGATGATGAAAAGAAAGTAATGCTTGTAATTGGAGTTAATGGAGTTGGAAAAACTACATCTATTGGTAAGCTTGCAGCAAAAAATAAGAGAGCTGGTAAAAAAGTATTACTTATTGCAGCAGATACATTTAGAGCAGCAGCCATAGATCAATTAGAAGTATGGAGTAGAAGAGCAGAAGTTGATCTAATAAAGCATCAAGAAGGATCAGATCCAGCAGCGGTTGTATTTGATGCTATAGAAGCATCTAAGGCAAGAAATACTGATTTATTAATATGTGATACAGCGGGAAGACTTCATAATAAGAAAAATTTAATGAATGAATTAGAAAAAATTAATAGAATTATTGACAGGGAGTTAGATGGAGTTAAAAAAGAAACTTTATTAGTATTAGATGCTACAACAGGTCAAAATGCAGTAATACAAGCAAAACAATTCATGGAAGTATGTCCTATTGATGGAATAATACTGACTAAATTAGATGGTACTGCAAAGGGTGGAGTTGTAATATCAATAAAACAAAGTTTAAATATACCTGTTAGATATATTGGTGTTGGAGAATGCATTGATGATCTTCAAGAATTTGATGCTGAAAGTTTTGCAGAAGCAATAATTTAA
- a CDS encoding putative DNA-binding protein produces MEDRVEISMLMDLYSSLLTEKQRSVMALYYDDDLSLAEIAELNKTSRQAIHDLIKRCDKQLLSYESKLNLLQKSMRKEKYIMNFLEELKEKYSVSDKDYLMFKEKLENL; encoded by the coding sequence ATGGAAGACCGAGTTGAAATTTCAATGTTGATGGATTTGTATAGTTCATTATTAACAGAGAAACAACGTAGCGTTATGGCATTATATTATGATGATGATTTGTCATTAGCTGAAATAGCAGAATTAAATAAAACAAGTCGTCAAGCAATTCATGATTTAATAAAAAGATGCGATAAACAGCTTCTATCATATGAAAGTAAGCTTAACTTACTTCAAAAGAGTATGAGAAAAGAAAAATATATTATGAATTTTTTAGAAGAACTAAAAGAAAAGTATTCTGTTAGTGATAAAGATTACTTAATGTTTAAAGAAAAACTAGAAAATTTATAG
- the ffh gene encoding signal recognition particle protein: MAFEGLGEKLQETFRKLKGKGKLTEKDIKEAMREVKLALLEADVNYKVVKGFISTVSSKCVGNEVLESLTPGQQVIKIVNEELTNLMGGSESKINYSSSGTTVIMLVGLQGAGKTTMCGKLALELRKNNKKPLLVACDVYRPAAIKQLEIVGKQIEIPVFSMGDKVNPVDIAKAGIAHGKDNGNNIIIIDTAGRLHIDEALMQELQDIKENVNPSEILLVVDSMTGQDAVNVAESFNNDLDVTGVILTKLDGDTRGGAALSIRNITEKPIKYIGTGEKLSDFEVFHPDRMSSRILGMGDVLSLIEKAQSAIDEKEAADLGKRMLNQEFNFNDYLTAIEQMKKLGPLNKILEMIPGMNSKELQNVDLSKGEDAINKTKSVIQSMTEKERNNPHLLTSGNTASSRKKRIARGAGTTIQEVNKLVKSYEMMKKNMKQMKSLQKQSKKGLFGKLPF; the protein is encoded by the coding sequence ATGGCTTTTGAAGGTTTAGGCGAAAAATTACAGGAGACTTTCAGAAAGTTAAAAGGTAAAGGAAAGTTAACTGAAAAAGATATAAAGGAAGCCATGAGAGAAGTAAAGCTTGCCTTATTAGAAGCAGATGTTAACTATAAAGTTGTTAAAGGATTTATCTCAACTGTTAGTTCAAAATGTGTTGGGAATGAAGTTCTTGAAAGCTTAACGCCAGGACAACAAGTTATAAAAATAGTTAACGAAGAACTTACTAATCTTATGGGTGGAAGTGAGAGTAAAATAAATTACTCTAGCTCGGGAACAACAGTAATTATGTTAGTAGGTCTGCAAGGAGCAGGTAAAACTACAATGTGTGGTAAACTTGCACTTGAACTTAGGAAAAACAATAAGAAACCATTATTAGTTGCATGTGATGTTTACAGACCAGCAGCTATAAAACAATTAGAGATTGTTGGAAAGCAAATTGAAATTCCAGTATTTTCAATGGGGGATAAAGTTAATCCTGTTGATATTGCAAAAGCTGGGATAGCTCATGGAAAAGATAATGGAAATAATATTATAATAATAGATACAGCAGGAAGACTTCATATTGATGAAGCTCTAATGCAAGAACTTCAAGATATAAAAGAAAATGTTAATCCATCTGAAATACTTTTAGTTGTTGACTCAATGACAGGTCAAGATGCAGTAAATGTTGCAGAAAGTTTTAATAATGACTTAGATGTAACAGGTGTAATACTTACTAAGTTAGATGGAGATACAAGAGGTGGAGCAGCTCTTTCAATAAGAAATATCACAGAAAAGCCAATAAAGTATATAGGTACTGGCGAAAAATTAAGTGATTTTGAAGTATTCCATCCTGATAGAATGTCATCAAGAATTCTTGGTATGGGAGATGTACTATCTCTTATAGAAAAAGCTCAATCAGCTATTGATGAAAAAGAAGCAGCTGATTTAGGGAAAAGAATGTTAAATCAAGAATTTAATTTTAATGATTATTTAACAGCTATAGAACAAATGAAAAAGCTTGGACCTTTAAATAAAATTTTAGAAATGATTCCAGGAATGAATTCTAAAGAACTACAAAATGTAGATTTATCTAAAGGCGAGGATGCAATTAACAAAACAAAATCTGTTATTCAATCTATGACAGAAAAAGAAAGAAATAATCCTCATTTACTTACATCAGGTAATACTGCAAGCTCAAGAAAAAAGAGAATTGCAAGAGGTGCAGGTACAACTATACAAGAAGTTAATAAGCTTGTAAAAAGTTATGAGATGATGAAAAAAAATATGAAGCAAATGAAGTCGCTTCAAAAACAGTCTAAAAAAGGTTTGTTTGGAAAACTACCTTTTTAA
- the rpsP gene encoding 30S ribosomal protein S16, which translates to MAVKIRLRRMGCKKAPFYRIVVADSRSPRDGRFIEEIGYYNPITEPAEVKINEEKASKWLQDGAQPTDVVKKLFTQAGLSK; encoded by the coding sequence ATGGCAGTTAAAATTAGATTAAGAAGAATGGGTTGTAAAAAAGCACCTTTCTATAGAATAGTTGTTGCTGATTCAAGAAGCCCAAGAGATGGTAGATTCATCGAAGAAATTGGTTACTACAATCCAATAACTGAACCAGCTGAAGTTAAAATCAATGAAGAAAAAGCTAGCAAATGGTTACAAGATGGTGCACAACCAACTGATGTAGTTAAAAAGCTTTTCACTCAAGCAGGTCTTAGCAAGTAA
- a CDS encoding KH domain-containing protein, translating to MKELVEFIAKSLVDNPEAVSINEIIGEQSIILELKVAPEDMGRVIGKQGRIAKAIRTVVKAVAIKQNKRVIVEII from the coding sequence ATGAAAGAATTAGTTGAGTTTATAGCTAAATCTCTAGTTGATAATCCAGAAGCCGTTAGTATCAATGAGATAATTGGTGAACAATCAATAATCTTAGAGCTAAAAGTAGCTCCTGAAGATATGGGTAGAGTTATCGGCAAACAAGGGAGAATAGCCAAAGCAATTAGAACTGTTGTAAAAGCCGTAGCCATTAAACAAAATAAACGAGTTATAGTAGAAATCATTTAA
- the rimM gene encoding ribosome maturation factor RimM (Essential for efficient processing of 16S rRNA), with protein MEEIFKIGQIVNTHGIKGEVKVYPLTEDVNKFKKLKTVLIDGEHRNIQSVKFQKDRVILKIEGIDTMNDAETYKQKYIEIFRSNAPELEADTHYIVDLIGCMVYDADNMELGKIFDVISTPSNDVYWIKQPKELLIPVLKDIVLDIDIENKKIVVKPVRQWQDED; from the coding sequence TTGGAAGAGATATTTAAGATAGGGCAGATTGTAAATACTCACGGTATTAAAGGGGAAGTAAAAGTATACCCATTGACTGAGGATGTTAATAAATTTAAAAAATTAAAAACTGTTTTAATTGACGGAGAACATAGGAATATACAAAGTGTTAAATTTCAAAAAGATAGAGTTATTTTAAAAATAGAAGGAATAGACACTATGAATGATGCTGAAACTTATAAGCAAAAGTATATTGAGATATTTAGAAGTAATGCACCTGAATTAGAAGCTGATACTCATTATATTGTTGATTTAATAGGTTGTATGGTATATGATGCTGATAATATGGAACTTGGAAAAATATTTGATGTTATTAGTACTCCAAGTAACGATGTATATTGGATAAAGCAACCTAAAGAATTATTGATTCCTGTTTTAAAAGATATTGTTTTAGATATTGATATAGAAAACAAAAAAATAGTAGTAAAACCAGTCAGGCAGTGGCAAGATGAAGATTAG
- the trmD gene encoding tRNA (guanosine(37)-N1)-methyltransferase TrmD, giving the protein MKISILTLFPEMFSIFNHSIIGRAQENKIIELEVLNIRDNTLDKHKKVDDYPYGGGAGMVMAPQPIVDTIRKAKENNKGKVVFLGPRGKTFNQKMAMDLSKEENLIFLCGHYEGIDQRVYKHIDMEVSLGDFILTGGEMAAIPVIDSILRLIPGVLGKEESFMDESFSEDLLEYPQYTRPYEFEGECVPEILLSGHHENIRKWRRLQSLNLTENRRPDLYKNVILTKEDKKLLGRKNK; this is encoded by the coding sequence ATGAAGATTAGTATACTTACTCTTTTTCCGGAAATGTTTTCAATTTTTAACCACAGTATAATAGGTAGAGCACAGGAAAATAAAATAATAGAGTTAGAAGTACTTAATATACGTGACAATACTTTAGATAAACATAAAAAAGTAGATGATTATCCTTATGGTGGAGGAGCTGGAATGGTGATGGCACCTCAACCAATTGTAGATACTATAAGAAAGGCTAAGGAAAATAATAAGGGTAAAGTAGTTTTTTTAGGACCTAGAGGGAAAACATTTAATCAAAAAATGGCGATGGATCTTTCAAAAGAAGAGAATTTAATATTTTTATGTGGTCATTATGAAGGAATAGATCAGCGTGTTTATAAACATATTGATATGGAAGTATCATTAGGAGATTTTATTCTTACAGGAGGAGAAATGGCTGCAATTCCAGTTATAGACTCTATTTTAAGGTTGATACCAGGTGTATTAGGAAAAGAGGAAAGTTTTATGGATGAATCTTTTTCAGAGGATCTATTGGAGTATCCTCAATACACTAGACCATATGAATTTGAAGGTGAGTGTGTTCCAGAAATACTTTTATCAGGACATCATGAGAACATAAGAAAATGGAGAAGATTACAATCTTTAAACTTAACTGAAAATAGAAGACCAGATTTATATAAAAATGTTATTTTAACAAAAGAAGATAAAAAGCTTTTGGGAAGAAAAAACAAATAA
- the rplS gene encoding 50S ribosomal protein L19: MNEIIRAIEAEQLRTDLPNFKIGDNVKVYVKVTEGTRERVQMFEGTVIKKQNGGLRETFTVRRVAYGCGVERTFPMHAPIIEKIEISRRGKVRRAKLYYLRDRVGKAAKVKELLTR, from the coding sequence ATGAACGAAATAATAAGAGCTATTGAAGCTGAACAATTAAGAACTGACCTACCAAACTTTAAAATTGGTGACAATGTAAAAGTTTATGTTAAGGTTACAGAAGGTACAAGAGAAAGAGTACAAATGTTTGAAGGTACTGTAATTAAGAAACAAAACGGTGGATTAAGAGAAACTTTCACTGTAAGAAGAGTTGCTTATGGATGCGGTGTTGAAAGAACATTCCCAATGCATGCACCAATAATCGAAAAGATTGAAATCTCAAGAAGAGGTAAAGTAAGAAGAGCTAAACTTTACTACTTAAGAGATAGAGTTGGTAAGGCTGCAAAGGTTAAAGAATTATTAACTAGATAA
- the ylqF gene encoding ribosome biogenesis GTPase YlqF, giving the protein MAINWFPGHMKKTQREIKENLKLVDAVIEIRDARIPRSSANPDIDSLLQGKPRIILLNKSDLTEGKVTKDWIKHLTKDEVRVLEVNCLKGDGLKAIKPMLLSLLKEKHDRLRAKGMVNITTRVMVVGIPNVGKSTFINKMARNSIAKTGDRPGVTKSKQWIKTSIGIELLDTPGVLWPRFEDEETALNLAFTGAIKDEIMDIEELSYKLVERLQSFYTANLKERYKIDEVSEDPLETLNAIARKRGTLVSGGEINYNRIAVILLDEFRAGRIGKISLERPGETNE; this is encoded by the coding sequence ATGGCAATTAACTGGTTTCCAGGGCATATGAAAAAAACTCAAAGAGAAATAAAAGAAAATTTAAAATTAGTGGATGCGGTTATTGAAATAAGAGATGCTAGAATACCAAGAAGTTCTGCTAATCCAGATATAGATAGTTTATTACAAGGTAAGCCAAGAATAATACTTTTAAATAAGAGTGATTTAACAGAAGGTAAAGTAACTAAAGATTGGATTAAACACTTAACTAAAGATGAGGTTAGGGTATTAGAAGTAAATTGCTTAAAAGGTGATGGATTAAAAGCAATAAAACCAATGCTATTATCTTTGCTAAAGGAAAAACATGATAGATTAAGGGCAAAAGGGATGGTAAATATAACAACTAGAGTTATGGTTGTTGGAATTCCTAATGTTGGTAAATCTACATTTATAAATAAAATGGCTAGAAATAGTATTGCTAAAACAGGAGATAGACCAGGAGTTACTAAAAGTAAGCAATGGATAAAAACATCAATAGGTATAGAACTTTTAGATACACCGGGTGTATTATGGCCTAGATTTGAAGATGAAGAAACAGCATTAAATTTAGCTTTTACAGGTGCTATAAAAGATGAAATAATGGATATAGAAGAATTGTCATATAAGCTTGTTGAAAGGTTACAAAGCTTTTATACAGCAAACTTAAAGGAAAGATATAAAATAGATGAAGTTTCTGAAGACCCATTAGAAACTTTAAATGCAATAGCTAGAAAAAGAGGTACATTAGTTTCTGGTGGAGAAATTAATTATAATAGAATAGCGGTTATATTATTAGATGAATTTAGAGCAGGAAGAATAGGGAAAATTTCGTTAGAACGTCCTGGTGAAACGAATGAATAA
- a CDS encoding ribonuclease HII, giving the protein MNNFLDLDIDKLSYKIVKEKTSEISISDSYKSEELRVIINRLLDDKRKNVSSLGKTMQKHLDSYIKEINRVKSMYEFDKSFGEFKYVAGVDEVGRGPLAGPIVACSVILDLNVIDEELILYLNDSKKLNHIKREELAIIIKEKALAYSISLSSNKEIDERGIAYCNNNVFLDSCNNLSIKPELVLSDGYLVKNIDIANKFVIKGDTKSASIAAASILAKVYRDNLMKEYSIKYPHYDFENNMGYGTQKHIDGLKKYGKCEIHRNSFLNNIL; this is encoded by the coding sequence ATGAATAATTTCCTTGATTTAGATATAGATAAATTATCATATAAAATTGTAAAAGAAAAAACTTCAGAAATATCAATTTCAGATAGCTATAAATCTGAAGAATTAAGAGTGATAATTAATAGGTTATTAGATGATAAAAGAAAAAACGTATCATCTTTAGGGAAAACTATGCAAAAACACTTGGATTCATATATAAAAGAAATTAATAGAGTAAAATCTATGTATGAATTTGATAAATCTTTTGGAGAATTCAAATATGTAGCTGGTGTTGATGAAGTTGGAAGAGGACCATTAGCAGGACCTATTGTAGCATGTTCAGTGATTTTAGATTTAAATGTTATTGATGAAGAGTTAATATTGTATTTAAATGATTCTAAAAAATTAAATCATATCAAAAGAGAAGAATTGGCAATAATAATTAAAGAAAAAGCATTAGCGTACTCTATTTCTCTTTCATCAAACAAAGAAATAGATGAAAGAGGAATAGCATATTGTAATAATAATGTTTTTCTAGATTCTTGCAATAATTTAAGTATAAAACCTGAATTAGTATTATCTGATGGTTACTTAGTAAAGAATATAGATATAGCTAATAAATTTGTAATAAAGGGCGATACTAAAAGTGCAAGTATTGCAGCTGCATCTATATTAGCAAAAGTATATAGAGATAATTTGATGAAGGAATATTCAATCAAATATCCACATTATGATTTTGAAAATAACATGGGTTATGGAACTCAAAAACATATAGATGGATTAAAGAAATATGGAAAGTGTGAAATACATAGAAATAGTTTTTTGAATAACATATTATAA
- a CDS encoding YraN family protein, which yields MKKFNKDIGTYCENLACDYLIKNNFKILECNFKNRLGEIDIISIRNSILIIIEVKGRYNYEFGVPKESVSVSKQKNIIKVTKSYINYKKLYNFNVRFDVIEVYLNKIDSSYKINHIKDAFRT from the coding sequence ATGAAGAAATTTAATAAAGACATAGGAACTTATTGTGAAAACTTGGCATGTGATTATTTAATAAAAAATAATTTTAAAATACTTGAATGTAACTTTAAAAACCGCCTAGGGGAAATAGATATTATAAGTATAAGAAATTCTATATTAATAATAATAGAAGTGAAAGGTAGATATAATTATGAATTTGGAGTTCCAAAAGAGTCAGTATCTGTAAGTAAGCAAAAAAATATTATAAAAGTTACAAAATCCTATATTAATTATAAAAAACTTTATAATTTTAATGTACGTTTTGATGTTATAGAAGTATATCTCAATAAAATTGATTCATCTTATAAAATTAATCATATAAAAGATGCTTTTAGAACGTAA
- a CDS encoding YifB family Mg chelatase-like AAA ATPase, giving the protein MSIKIISATQNGLEGLLIEVEVDISKGLPSFSIVGLADTSVKESKERVRSAILNSGYDFPLGRITINLAPADTKKIGSLLDLPIALGILMESNQIEHNKVNDYIIFGELSLSGQLKAVKGSIPIIIEGIKKGKNKFIFPYENLEESYYFDQGEYYPFKNLKEVISYVTYKDLLPYRISKDDIERKDILENIDFGEIIGQYSSKRALEISAAGKHNILLYGEPGCGKTMLAKAMVSILPPLSKKELLEIAKIYSASGLMEKSTLITRPFRSPHHTTTKNALIGGGKEVKAGEVTLAHNGVLFLDEVLEFKKDALESLREPLEEKQINIDRISGNYTMPANFLLVGAFNPIEEKDESVLESGLYSRYNAKKYFKKFSTALLDRMDILTFVPRLKYDDIEKREDSYNSTVMKEKVLKARAIQEERFKNTKYKYNSDIKGKDVFDICKMNKGCSDILKHYYNTSSVSMRGYSKVIKLAQTIADIDESKEILEHHIIEAFNYRKNIDGEII; this is encoded by the coding sequence ATGTCTATAAAAATAATAAGTGCGACACAAAATGGATTAGAAGGATTATTGATAGAAGTAGAAGTTGATATATCAAAAGGTTTACCATCATTTTCAATTGTCGGTCTTGCAGATACTTCTGTTAAAGAATCTAAAGAACGTGTAAGATCAGCAATTTTAAATAGTGGATATGATTTTCCACTAGGAAGAATAACTATTAATTTAGCACCAGCAGATACGAAAAAAATAGGCTCTCTTTTAGATTTACCAATAGCATTAGGGATACTTATGGAATCTAATCAAATAGAACACAATAAAGTAAACGATTATATAATTTTTGGAGAATTATCATTATCAGGACAATTAAAAGCGGTAAAGGGAAGTATACCTATAATAATTGAAGGAATAAAAAAAGGGAAAAATAAATTTATTTTTCCTTATGAAAATTTAGAGGAAAGTTATTATTTTGATCAAGGTGAATACTATCCATTTAAAAATTTAAAAGAAGTAATATCATATGTAACATACAAAGATTTATTACCATATAGAATATCTAAAGATGATATTGAAAGAAAAGATATACTGGAAAATATAGATTTTGGTGAAATTATAGGGCAATACTCATCAAAGCGAGCCTTGGAAATCTCGGCAGCAGGAAAACACAATATTTTATTATATGGAGAACCTGGTTGTGGTAAAACAATGCTTGCTAAAGCAATGGTATCAATATTGCCACCATTGTCTAAAAAAGAGTTATTAGAAATAGCAAAAATATATAGTGCATCTGGTCTTATGGAGAAAAGTACTTTAATAACTCGTCCTTTTAGATCTCCGCATCATACTACAACTAAGAATGCTTTAATTGGAGGTGGAAAAGAAGTTAAAGCTGGAGAAGTAACATTAGCTCATAATGGAGTGCTTTTTCTTGATGAGGTATTAGAGTTCAAGAAAGATGCTTTAGAATCATTAAGAGAGCCGTTAGAAGAAAAACAAATCAATATAGATAGAATTAGTGGGAATTATACTATGCCAGCTAACTTTTTACTTGTTGGAGCATTTAATCCTATTGAAGAAAAAGATGAGAGTGTATTGGAAAGTGGTTTATATTCTAGATATAATGCAAAAAAATATTTTAAAAAATTTTCTACTGCATTATTAGATAGAATGGATATTTTAACTTTTGTTCCAAGGCTTAAATATGATGATATTGAGAAAAGAGAGGACTCATATAATTCTACAGTGATGAAAGAAAAAGTTCTTAAAGCAAGAGCGATTCAAGAAGAAAGATTTAAAAATACGAAATATAAATATAATTCAGATATAAAAGGAAAAGATGTATTTGATATATGTAAGATGAATAAAGGATGTAGTGATATTTTAAAACACTATTATAATACATCTAGTGTATCTATGAGGGGATATAGTAAAGTTATTAAATTAGCACAAACAATAGCAGATATAGATGAAAGTAAAGAAATTTTAGAACATCATATAATTGAAGCTTTTAATTATAGAAAAAACATAGATGGGGAAATTATATAG